The following are encoded in a window of Megalops cyprinoides isolate fMegCyp1 chromosome 16, fMegCyp1.pri, whole genome shotgun sequence genomic DNA:
- the LOC118791247 gene encoding amyloid-beta A4 precursor protein-binding family B member 3-like — protein MLGKDYMLAIIIVNYDDNIWNDQNLEPDSDLPPGWRTIRDSTGTYYWHIPTGTTQWQHPSYNLEDNQSAIDGITANDLKSLSIDGRRGSRGRQIGSPLSSINDRGTLPWQEDYFCSNTDPDSKCFAVRSLGWVEIPEEDLVPGKSSIAVNNCIQQLSHSKCEGRDAVGAWGEGQDMVMVLKKDTLSLVDPVDHSLIHCQPIANIRVWGVGCNNGRDRDFAFVASDKDTCMLKCHVFRCDVPAKAIASVLHEMCSKIMAERASMNPSMSRSLTVEGISPEDLPRQVDFLDAVRQRVQKFQVRYIGNLPVPRAMGMEVLNRAIENIMDTMERDEWEPITIHVSDTVLSLWKGQDGEDPFWECQVRYLTFLGVGHDTHTFAVIVDVGRQRFECHVFWCEPDAGTISEAVQAACMVQYQKCLVAQTPPLKTKMLRAGSKVKRTASMDISSLRPRQRGNSPPKFGTSTVKKGMMALFDTFRSKQTAVSMP, from the exons ATAATATCTGGAATGACCAGAACCTGGAGCCGGACTCGGACCTGCCGCCAGGCTGGCGTACCATCCGGGACAGCACGGGCACGTACTACTGGCACATTCCCACGGGAACCACGCAGTGGCAACACCCCTCATACAACCTGGAGGACAACCAGAGCGCCATAGATGGCATAACTGCTAATGACCTCAAG aGCCTCAGCATTGATGGCAGGCGCGGTTCAAGGGGGAGACAGATTGGGAGCCCTCTGTCCTCTATAAATGACAG GGGAACCCTGCCCTGGCAGGAAGATTACttctgctccaacacagaccCTGACTCCAAG tgttttgcCGTGCGTTCTCTGGGCTGGGTGGAGATCCCAGAGGAGGACCTGGTTCCTGGGAAGAGCAGCATTGCCGTCAACAACTGCATCCAACAGCTGTCTCACAGCAAGTGTGAAGGGCGCGATGCTGTGGGGGCCTGGGGTGAG GGTCAGGACATGGTGATGGTGCTGAAGAAGGACACCCTCAGCCTGGTGGACCCTGTAGACCACAGCCTGATCCACTGCCAGCCCATTGCTAATATCCGTGTGTGGGGCGTAGGCTGCAATAATGGCAG agacag AGACTTTGCTTTTGTGGCCAGCGACAAAGACACCTGCATGCTGAAGTGTCACGTGTTTCGCTGCGATGTTCCGGCGAAAGCCATCGCCTCTGTTCTGCACGAGATGTGCTCCAAG aTCATGGCAGAGAGGGCCTCCATGAACCCGTCCATGTCACGATCGCTGACTGTGGAAGGCATATCACCTGAAGACTTACCACGTCAAG TGGACTTCCTGGATGCGGTGAGGCAGAGGGTGCAGAAGTTCCAGGTGCGGTACATTGGAAACCTGCCTGTCCCTCGGGCAATGG GTATGGAGGTGCTGAACAGGGCAATCGAGAACATCATGGACACAATGGAAAGGGACGAATGGGAGCCTATCACCATCCACGTGTCAGACACTGTGCTGTCCCTGTGGAAAGGACAG GATGGAGAGGACCCTTTCTGGGAGTGTCAGGTGCGCTACCTGACTTTCCTGGGCGTCGGCCATGACACACACACGTTTGCTGTGATTGTGGACGTGGGAAGGCAGCGGTTCGAGTGCCATGTGTTCTGGTGTGAGCCAGATGCTGGGACCATCTCAGAGGCGGTACAGGCTGCATGCATG GTGCAGTACCAGAAGTGCTTAGTGGCCCAAACACCGCCACTTAAGACAAAGATGCTGCGGGCTGGCTCCAAGGTCAAACGGACTGCCTCCATGGACATCTCCTCCCTCCGCCCACGTCAGCGCGGAAACTCACCTCCCAAGTTTGGGACATCCACCGTCAAGAAGGGCATGATGGCACTCTTCGACACCTTCCGCAGCAAACAGACCGCGGTATCCATGCCCTAG